In one Cupriavidus taiwanensis genomic region, the following are encoded:
- a CDS encoding amidohydrolase family protein translates to MIIDTSCYPTNLVDLAWRHDGDPFTGERLIQMMDGPFTINGKPRRIDKAFIQPPQGNTIYTYTDGVKSGSESIDAYMAYTVEMVQKYPDRFIGCFVYNPRCGVQNGVNAIEHYVKKLGFRMVQFQANMHAYRPDRALDWLRPALQKCAELGVLVKLHTGDGPYSIPTEWVPMMKEFPTVNFIMAHFGVQTGGVYCFEPFQMAMDMPNVYCESGWCLQSRIVEFAKVLPKHKILFGSDTPPNEPGMWLRLLEVLCFEPPQGLNLDEDTLEDYLGNNVARMIGLQPTPVPRTLEEAKARLAA, encoded by the coding sequence ATGATCATCGACACCAGCTGTTATCCGACCAACCTGGTGGACCTGGCCTGGCGCCACGACGGCGACCCGTTTACCGGCGAGCGCCTGATCCAGATGATGGACGGCCCATTCACCATCAACGGCAAGCCGCGCCGCATCGACAAGGCCTTTATCCAGCCGCCGCAAGGCAACACCATCTACACCTACACCGATGGCGTGAAGTCGGGCAGTGAATCGATCGACGCGTACATGGCCTACACGGTCGAGATGGTGCAGAAGTATCCCGACCGCTTTATCGGCTGCTTCGTCTACAACCCGCGCTGCGGCGTGCAGAACGGCGTCAACGCGATCGAGCACTACGTGAAGAAGCTGGGCTTCAGGATGGTCCAGTTCCAGGCCAACATGCACGCCTACCGCCCGGACCGCGCGCTCGACTGGCTGCGCCCGGCGCTGCAGAAATGCGCCGAGCTGGGCGTGCTGGTCAAGCTGCATACCGGCGACGGCCCCTACAGCATCCCGACCGAGTGGGTGCCGATGATGAAGGAGTTCCCGACCGTGAACTTCATCATGGCCCACTTCGGCGTGCAGACCGGCGGCGTGTACTGCTTCGAGCCGTTCCAGATGGCGATGGACATGCCCAACGTGTACTGCGAATCGGGCTGGTGCCTGCAGTCGCGCATCGTCGAGTTTGCCAAGGTGCTGCCCAAGCACAAGATCCTGTTCGGTTCCGACACCCCGCCCAACGAGCCCGGCATGTGGCTGCGCCTGCTGGAAGTGCTGTGCTTCGAGCCGCCGCAGGGCCTCAACCTGGATGAAGACACGCTCGAGGACTACCTCGGCAACAACGTGGCCCGGATGATCGGCCTGCAGCCGACGCCGGTCCCGCGCACGCTGGAAGAAGCGAAAGCGCGCCTGGCCGCATAA
- a CDS encoding M48 metallopeptidase family protein codes for MRFLGGYPPGVLEQVRELVAAGRLGDHLARRYPARHTVQTDRALYEYTTGLKQEYLRSAPPLHKVGFDARLDSAQRALGLHTAISRVQGGKLKAKKEIRVASLFKEAPPEFLRMIVVHELAHLKESEHDKAFYRLCEYMEPRYHQLEFDTRLWLASRELG; via the coding sequence ATGCGCTTCCTCGGCGGCTATCCGCCCGGCGTGCTCGAGCAGGTGCGCGAACTGGTCGCCGCCGGCCGGCTCGGCGACCATCTTGCCCGCCGCTACCCGGCGCGCCACACCGTGCAGACCGACCGCGCGCTGTACGAATACACCACCGGGCTCAAGCAGGAATACCTGCGCAGCGCCCCGCCGCTGCACAAGGTTGGGTTCGATGCGCGCCTGGATTCCGCCCAGCGCGCGCTGGGCCTGCATACCGCGATCTCGCGCGTGCAGGGCGGCAAGCTCAAGGCCAAGAAAGAGATCCGGGTTGCCTCCCTGTTCAAGGAGGCACCGCCGGAATTTTTGCGCATGATCGTCGTGCATGAACTCGCCCACCTGAAGGAGAGCGAGCACGACAAGGCCTTCTACCGGCTGTGCGAGTACATGGAGCCGCGCTACCACCAGCTGGAGTTCGACACCCGCCTGTGGCTGGCGTCGCGCGAACTGGGGTAG
- a CDS encoding (2Fe-2S)-binding protein: MRKMIELLINGEPRELAVEPHSTLLDALRHDAGLTGTKKGCDVGECGSCTVIIDGRPMNSCLVLAPEAHGCHITTIEGVQPAPDTVHPLQEQFMRCGAAQCGFCTPGFVVMAKALLEQNPHPTRDEIRFAIAGNICRCTGYTKIIEAIEQTAQAIDPAGCADRIGASEEA, translated from the coding sequence ATGCGAAAAATGATCGAACTCCTCATCAACGGCGAACCGCGCGAACTGGCGGTCGAGCCGCACAGCACGCTGCTCGACGCCCTGCGCCACGACGCCGGCCTGACCGGCACCAAGAAGGGCTGCGACGTGGGCGAATGCGGCTCGTGCACCGTCATCATCGACGGCCGGCCGATGAACAGCTGCCTGGTGCTGGCACCGGAAGCGCACGGCTGCCACATCACCACCATCGAAGGCGTGCAGCCCGCGCCAGACACCGTGCATCCGCTCCAGGAGCAGTTCATGCGCTGCGGCGCCGCGCAGTGCGGCTTCTGCACCCCGGGCTTCGTGGTGATGGCCAAGGCCTTGCTGGAGCAGAACCCGCATCCCACCCGCGACGAAATCCGCTTTGCCATTGCCGGCAATATCTGCCGCTGCACCGGCTACACCAAGATCATCGAGGCCATCGAGCAGACCGCCCAGGCCATCGACCCCGCCGGGTGCGCGGACCGCATCGGCGCCAGCGAGGAGGCATGA
- a CDS encoding UbiD family decarboxylase, which translates to MNSPSASFAPTASARQPCHDTSQDFHQFLSAYREAFPEDVLHIREPVGADQDPTALVWALAAQGRHPALLFDHVEGLGTSLATNLFASRERVGRMLGGVPPAGIHAEYQARSRRMVAPRVLDSGAVTGQVEMQHIDLRTIPAIRHFATDRGPYITNAILIAEDPDSGIGNASYHRSMLHSSTEIATSLHSRGHLWRMQQRAAGLGRPLPVAMVIGAHPLFMLAGAARLPFGVDERHVAGGLFGAPLEVVRTPRHGILVPAHAEIVLEGVIDPEARVDEGPFGEFTGYSSDRSTNNLLRVQSVMRRTDAWLVDVVGGNSAEHLNLGRIPRESEMVEKLRERFPGVTAVHYPSSGTHFHAYVALRQSRPGEARQVMLGLLGWDPYLKTVVAVDEDVDITRDEEVLWAMATHLQPHLDVVVVDGLPGSALDPSASGVGTTSRMGLDATRGPNFDGIRARIDPAAMARAAALLARLERAAAHVP; encoded by the coding sequence ATGAACTCGCCTTCAGCGTCCTTTGCCCCGACCGCATCGGCGCGCCAGCCTTGCCACGATACCTCGCAGGATTTCCACCAGTTCCTGTCGGCCTACCGCGAGGCCTTTCCCGAAGACGTGCTGCATATCCGCGAGCCGGTCGGCGCCGACCAGGACCCGACCGCGCTGGTGTGGGCGCTGGCGGCGCAGGGCCGCCATCCGGCCCTGCTGTTCGACCATGTCGAAGGCCTGGGCACGTCGCTGGCCACCAACCTGTTTGCCTCGCGCGAGCGCGTGGGGCGCATGCTGGGCGGCGTGCCGCCCGCCGGCATCCATGCCGAGTACCAGGCCCGCAGCCGCCGCATGGTGGCGCCGCGCGTGCTGGATAGCGGCGCCGTCACCGGCCAGGTCGAGATGCAGCACATCGACCTGCGCACGATCCCGGCGATCCGCCATTTCGCCACCGATCGCGGCCCGTACATCACCAACGCGATCCTGATCGCGGAGGACCCCGACAGCGGCATCGGCAACGCCAGCTACCACCGCTCGATGCTGCATTCGTCCACCGAGATTGCTACCAGCCTGCATTCGCGCGGCCACCTGTGGCGCATGCAGCAGCGCGCGGCCGGGCTGGGCCGGCCGCTGCCGGTGGCGATGGTGATCGGCGCGCATCCGCTGTTCATGCTGGCCGGCGCCGCGCGGCTGCCGTTCGGCGTGGACGAGCGCCATGTCGCCGGCGGCCTGTTCGGCGCGCCGCTGGAAGTGGTACGCACGCCGCGCCACGGCATCCTGGTGCCGGCGCATGCCGAGATCGTGCTCGAGGGCGTGATCGATCCCGAGGCGCGCGTCGACGAAGGCCCGTTCGGCGAGTTCACCGGCTACTCGTCGGACCGCTCGACCAACAACCTGCTGCGCGTGCAGAGCGTGATGCGACGCACCGACGCGTGGCTGGTCGACGTGGTCGGCGGCAACTCGGCCGAGCACCTGAACCTGGGGCGGATCCCGCGCGAGTCCGAGATGGTGGAGAAGCTGCGGGAGCGCTTTCCCGGCGTCACCGCGGTGCACTACCCCAGCTCCGGCACGCATTTCCACGCCTACGTGGCGCTGCGCCAGAGCCGCCCCGGCGAGGCCCGCCAGGTGATGCTGGGCCTGCTCGGCTGGGACCCGTACCTGAAGACGGTGGTCGCGGTCGACGAGGACGTCGACATCACCCGCGATGAGGAAGTGCTGTGGGCCATGGCGACGCACCTGCAGCCGCACCTCGACGTGGTGGTGGTCGACGGCCTGCCCGGCAGCGCGCTCGATCCGTCGGCATCCGGGGTCGGCACCACATCCCGCATGGGGCTGGATGCGACGCGCGGGCCGAATTTCGACGGCATTCGCGCGCGCATCGATCCCGCCGCGATGGCGCGCGCGGCCGCGCTGCTGGCGCGGCTGGAGCGTGCGGCCGCCCACGTGCCGTGA
- a CDS encoding LysR family transcriptional regulator: MNVSLRQLRAFIAVAQERHFTRAAEKLDLSQSSVSALIHELEANLGLKLFDRHTRQLHITQAGAELLPLVKKAVADIDSVIENSSELRTLGRGRVSIAASSIQAALMLPRVIREFCVSHPGVKVELHDVSEHEVTRMVSSGEVDFGIGTIPEGQPDLSAHRLMDDAFVIVMPAHHPLRRRKTLRWEDVAGLPVIGPHKGNPIRDCLDTALAARGITLQRVHEVFLPLTMVGMVDAGLGIAVMSAAVTRLTGALGLATVMPTDPVIHREISLLVHADRSLSPPAQAFRDLLMRYRARLAEAV; the protein is encoded by the coding sequence ATGAACGTGTCGCTGCGCCAGCTGCGCGCGTTCATCGCCGTGGCGCAGGAGCGCCACTTCACCCGCGCCGCCGAAAAGCTCGACCTGTCGCAGTCGTCGGTCAGCGCGCTGATCCACGAGCTCGAAGCCAATCTCGGCCTGAAGCTGTTCGACCGCCACACGCGCCAGCTGCACATCACGCAGGCCGGCGCCGAGCTGCTGCCGCTGGTGAAGAAGGCGGTGGCCGATATCGACAGCGTGATCGAGAATTCCAGCGAGCTGCGCACGCTGGGACGCGGGCGCGTGTCGATCGCGGCCTCGTCGATCCAGGCCGCGCTGATGTTGCCGCGCGTGATCCGCGAGTTCTGCGTGAGCCATCCGGGGGTGAAGGTGGAGCTGCACGATGTGTCCGAGCACGAGGTGACCAGGATGGTCAGCTCGGGCGAGGTCGATTTCGGCATCGGCACCATCCCCGAGGGCCAGCCCGACCTCAGCGCGCACCGGCTGATGGATGATGCCTTTGTCATCGTGATGCCCGCGCACCATCCGCTGCGCCGGCGCAAGACGCTGCGCTGGGAGGACGTGGCCGGCCTGCCGGTGATCGGGCCGCACAAGGGCAACCCGATCCGCGACTGCCTGGACACCGCACTGGCCGCGCGCGGCATCACGCTGCAGCGGGTGCACGAGGTGTTCCTGCCGCTGACCATGGTCGGCATGGTCGACGCCGGGCTGGGCATCGCGGTGATGAGCGCGGCCGTGACGCGGCTGACCGGCGCGCTGGGGCTGGCCACGGTGATGCCGACCGATCCGGTGATCCACCGCGAGATCTCGCTGCTGGTGCACGCGGACCGGTCGCTGTCGCCGCCGGCGCAGGCCTTCCGCGACCTGCTGATGCGCTACCGCGCCAGGCTGGCCGAAGCCGTCTGA
- a CDS encoding amidohydrolase family protein: MIIDTHLHPTNLVDEAWRHTGEPFNGERMLKMMDGPYMINGKPRRIDMGFIQPPPGNTGYRDGNRRGREGIRDYMAYIAELCQKYPDRFIGNFTFNPRWGPEEGALELEFHVKEYGFKMLKLHANMHGYRPDRALDWLRPAMKVCAKYNVVVLIHTGDGPYTIPTMFYPIIREFPMVNFIIGHFGIQTGGNYSFEAFWMAMDTPNVYCESGWCFQSRIVEFARQLPRDKIVFGTDTPPNEPGMWLRELEMLCGPAPQGMDLDEDGLEDYMGNNIARLVGIETTAPPKTQEEALARLKDTYASTR; encoded by the coding sequence ATGATTATCGACACCCACCTGCACCCGACCAACCTGGTCGACGAAGCCTGGCGCCACACCGGCGAGCCCTTCAACGGCGAGCGCATGCTCAAGATGATGGACGGCCCCTACATGATCAACGGCAAGCCGCGCCGCATCGACATGGGCTTTATCCAGCCGCCGCCCGGCAACACCGGCTACCGCGACGGCAACCGCCGCGGCCGCGAAGGCATCCGCGACTACATGGCGTATATCGCCGAGCTGTGCCAGAAGTACCCTGACCGCTTTATCGGCAACTTCACCTTCAACCCGCGCTGGGGCCCGGAAGAAGGCGCGCTGGAGCTGGAATTCCACGTCAAGGAGTACGGCTTCAAGATGCTGAAGCTGCATGCCAACATGCACGGCTACCGGCCCGACCGCGCGCTCGACTGGCTGCGTCCGGCGATGAAGGTCTGCGCCAAGTACAACGTGGTGGTGCTGATCCACACCGGCGACGGCCCGTACACGATCCCGACCATGTTCTACCCGATCATCCGCGAATTCCCGATGGTCAATTTCATCATCGGGCATTTCGGCATCCAGACCGGCGGCAACTACTCGTTCGAGGCGTTCTGGATGGCGATGGACACGCCCAACGTGTATTGCGAATCGGGCTGGTGCTTCCAGTCGCGCATCGTCGAGTTCGCGCGCCAGCTGCCGCGCGACAAGATCGTGTTCGGCACCGACACGCCGCCCAACGAGCCCGGCATGTGGCTGCGCGAGCTGGAAATGCTGTGCGGCCCCGCGCCGCAGGGCATGGACCTGGACGAGGACGGGCTCGAGGACTACATGGGCAACAACATCGCCCGGCTGGTCGGCATCGAGACCACGGCCCCACCCAAAACGCAGGAAGAAGCGCTGGCGCGGCTGAAGGATACCTACGCCAGCACCCGCTAG
- a CDS encoding nucleobase:cation symporter-2 family protein, which yields MNPTLPTQGHAPVHPVDEVLPAPRLLALGLQHVLVMYAGAIAVPMIIGGALKLPKDQVAFLIAADLFCCGLVTMIQSIGIWKVGIRLPVMMGVTFTAIAPIIATGSNPSLGLPAVFGAVMVAGVFTCFAAPYVGKMVRWFPPVVTGTVVLVIGVSLMRVGINWAAGGNPTLNTPAGPVPNPSFGLPVNIAIATAVLCTVLALVAFARGFLCNVAVLIGIAVGFAIALALGKVNFDGLHNAHWIELITPFHFGWPTFDAMTAVTLCVVMIVIMIEGVGQFLALGEIVGRPVGSEDLARGLRADGVGALVGAVFNTFTYTSYAQNVGLVQVTGVRSRWVCATAGGILIVLGCLPKLAFFAASIPQYVLGGAALVMFGMVAATGVRILGHVDFVENKKNAYIVAVSVALGMIPLVSDKFFAQMPELLAKFCQNGILLGTLAAVLLNLLFNARSPAPQPHGLAKEPA from the coding sequence ATGAACCCCACCCTGCCTACGCAAGGGCATGCCCCAGTGCATCCCGTCGACGAGGTCCTGCCCGCGCCGCGCCTGCTGGCCCTGGGCCTGCAGCATGTGCTGGTGATGTATGCCGGCGCCATTGCCGTGCCGATGATCATCGGCGGCGCCCTCAAGCTGCCCAAGGACCAGGTGGCCTTCCTGATCGCCGCCGACCTGTTCTGCTGCGGCCTGGTGACGATGATCCAGAGCATCGGCATCTGGAAGGTCGGCATCCGCCTGCCGGTGATGATGGGCGTCACCTTCACCGCGATCGCGCCGATCATCGCCACCGGCTCCAATCCGTCGCTGGGCCTTCCGGCCGTGTTCGGCGCGGTGATGGTGGCGGGCGTGTTCACCTGCTTTGCCGCGCCCTATGTCGGCAAGATGGTGCGCTGGTTTCCGCCGGTGGTGACCGGCACCGTGGTGCTGGTGATCGGGGTCTCGCTGATGCGGGTCGGGATCAACTGGGCGGCGGGCGGCAATCCCACCCTCAACACCCCGGCCGGCCCGGTGCCCAATCCCAGCTTCGGCCTGCCGGTGAACATCGCCATCGCCACCGCGGTGCTGTGCACGGTGCTGGCGCTGGTGGCGTTCGCGCGCGGCTTCCTGTGCAACGTTGCGGTGCTGATCGGCATTGCGGTGGGCTTCGCGATCGCGCTGGCGCTGGGCAAGGTCAATTTCGACGGCCTGCACAACGCGCACTGGATCGAGCTCATCACGCCCTTCCACTTCGGCTGGCCCACCTTCGACGCCATGACCGCGGTCACGCTGTGCGTGGTGATGATCGTGATCATGATCGAAGGCGTGGGGCAGTTCCTGGCGCTGGGCGAGATCGTCGGCCGCCCGGTCGGCTCGGAAGACCTGGCGCGCGGCCTGCGCGCGGACGGCGTCGGCGCGCTGGTGGGCGCCGTGTTCAACACCTTCACCTATACCTCGTACGCGCAGAACGTCGGGCTGGTGCAGGTCACCGGCGTGCGCAGCCGCTGGGTCTGCGCCACCGCCGGCGGCATCCTGATCGTGCTGGGCTGCCTGCCCAAGCTGGCCTTCTTCGCGGCCTCGATCCCGCAATATGTGCTGGGCGGCGCGGCGCTGGTGATGTTCGGCATGGTCGCGGCCACTGGCGTGCGCATCCTCGGCCATGTCGACTTTGTCGAGAACAAGAAGAACGCCTACATCGTCGCCGTCAGCGTGGCGCTGGGCATGATCCCGCTGGTGTCGGACAAGTTCTTCGCGCAGATGCCGGAGCTGCTGGCCAAGTTCTGCCAGAACGGCATCCTGCTCGGCACGCTGGCCGCGGTGCTGCTGAACCTGCTGTTCAACGCGCGTTCGCCGGCGCCCCAGCCCCACGGGCTGGCCAAGGAACCGGCATGA
- a CDS encoding FAD binding domain-containing protein, with amino-acid sequence MRAFEYFEPATLAEASAMLHRCGGKASVLAGGTDLLVQIKESVRKPEQVINIKKIPGMDVLTFDPVNGLRIGALVTTRAVETSGFVQRHYAGLAKAVTDFASIQVRHRATVVGNVCRASPSADSIAPLVADGASVHLYGMSGSRELRVEDFVTGVGKTAIAPDEIVTRITVPAPRPGTGKVYLKHGRRVHMELATVGVAVTLTVADGHCADAGIVLAAVGPTPVRAARAEQVLRGQRLTDALILQAAHAAMDEARPISDVRATAAYRRQMVSVLTRRALEQALEAALSGASCEK; translated from the coding sequence ATGAGAGCGTTTGAATATTTCGAACCGGCGACGCTGGCCGAAGCCTCGGCCATGCTGCACCGGTGCGGCGGCAAGGCCAGCGTGCTGGCCGGCGGCACCGATCTGCTGGTGCAGATCAAGGAATCCGTGCGCAAGCCCGAGCAGGTCATCAACATCAAGAAGATCCCGGGCATGGACGTGCTGACCTTCGACCCGGTCAACGGCCTGCGCATCGGCGCGCTGGTGACCACGCGCGCGGTCGAGACCTCCGGCTTCGTGCAGCGTCACTACGCCGGCCTGGCCAAGGCGGTGACCGACTTCGCCTCGATCCAGGTGCGCCATCGCGCCACCGTGGTCGGCAATGTCTGCCGCGCGTCGCCGTCGGCGGATTCGATCGCACCGCTGGTCGCAGACGGCGCCTCGGTGCACCTGTATGGCATGTCCGGCTCGCGCGAGCTGCGCGTCGAGGATTTTGTCACCGGCGTCGGCAAGACCGCCATCGCGCCGGACGAGATCGTTACCCGCATCACCGTGCCGGCGCCACGACCCGGCACCGGCAAGGTCTATCTGAAGCATGGCCGCCGCGTGCATATGGAACTGGCCACGGTTGGCGTGGCGGTAACGCTGACGGTGGCGGACGGCCACTGCGCCGACGCCGGCATCGTGCTTGCCGCGGTCGGCCCCACGCCCGTGCGCGCGGCGCGCGCCGAACAGGTGCTGCGCGGCCAGCGCCTGACCGACGCCCTGATCCTGCAGGCCGCGCACGCCGCCATGGACGAGGCCCGTCCGATCAGCGACGTGCGTGCCACCGCAGCCTACCGGCGGCAGATGGTCAGCGTGCTGACCCGCCGCGCCCTCGAACAAGCCCTGGAGGCCGCCTTGAGCGGAGCATCATGCGAAAAATGA
- a CDS encoding endo alpha-1,4 polygalactosaminidase — MHGRSAAMAGAMLSVALSMALGGCGGDGDAPALAGATEATKYGTTATTTSATTRWMPAITDTWQIQLTGKLNTSYPVAVYDFDLFDTPQATIDALHARGQRVICYFSAGSAEDWRPDYNQFTAADLGGPLSGWAGERWVDTRSANARRIMQARLDLAVSKRCDGVDADNVDSYTNSPGLPLTADTQLDYNRFLASEAHARGLAIGLKNDIEQVAQLAADFDFAINEQCFQYQECGAYSAFTGQGKAVFNIEYKSKYKTVSQRKALCAAAQAANLRTLVMPAYLDGSSRYACD, encoded by the coding sequence ATGCACGGCAGATCTGCAGCCATGGCGGGAGCCATGCTGTCCGTTGCGCTGTCCATGGCGCTGGGCGGCTGTGGCGGGGACGGGGACGCACCGGCGCTGGCCGGCGCAACGGAAGCCACGAAGTACGGCACCACGGCCACCACCACCAGCGCGACCACGCGCTGGATGCCCGCCATCACCGACACCTGGCAGATCCAGCTGACCGGCAAGCTCAACACCAGCTACCCGGTGGCAGTGTACGACTTCGACCTGTTCGACACGCCCCAGGCCACCATCGATGCCCTGCACGCCAGGGGGCAGCGCGTCATCTGCTATTTCTCGGCCGGCAGCGCCGAAGACTGGCGCCCCGACTACAACCAGTTCACCGCGGCGGACTTGGGCGGGCCGCTGTCGGGCTGGGCTGGTGAGCGCTGGGTGGATACGCGCTCGGCCAACGCGCGCCGGATCATGCAGGCACGGCTGGACCTGGCTGTGTCCAAGCGCTGCGATGGCGTGGATGCGGACAATGTCGACAGCTATACCAATAGCCCCGGCCTGCCGCTGACGGCCGACACGCAGCTGGACTACAACCGCTTCCTTGCCTCCGAGGCGCATGCGCGCGGCCTGGCCATCGGCCTGAAGAACGATATCGAGCAGGTCGCGCAACTGGCGGCGGACTTCGATTTCGCCATTAACGAACAGTGCTTCCAGTACCAGGAGTGCGGCGCCTATTCAGCGTTCACCGGCCAGGGCAAGGCGGTCTTCAATATCGAGTACAAGTCGAAGTACAAGACCGTGTCACAGCGCAAGGCACTGTGTGCCGCAGCGCAGGCAGCGAACCTGCGCACGCTGGTGATGCCGGCCTACCTGGACGGCAGCTCGCGCTACGCCTGCGACTGA